The proteins below are encoded in one region of Nitrospira sp.:
- the tagD1 gene encoding glycerol-3-phosphate cytidylyltransferase yields MFTNGCFDLLHVGHVRYLQAARALGDLLVVGLNTDASIRRLSKGADRPIVPEHQRSEVLAALGCVDYVTLFDEPDPLELITALKPDVLVKGGDWKPDQIVGKDLIQARGGQVLALPLVPDISTSTLIDRIRSRSS; encoded by the coding sequence GTGTTCACGAATGGGTGCTTCGATTTACTTCATGTCGGTCATGTCCGTTATCTGCAAGCAGCACGCGCCTTGGGGGATCTTCTGGTCGTAGGCCTGAATACCGATGCATCTATTCGCCGCCTCTCCAAAGGCGCCGATCGACCAATCGTACCGGAACATCAGCGAAGCGAAGTGCTGGCCGCCCTCGGTTGTGTCGACTATGTCACTCTGTTCGATGAACCCGACCCTCTCGAGTTGATCACCGCGCTCAAGCCCGATGTTCTGGTCAAAGGAGGAGACTGGAAGCCTGATCAGATAGTCGGAAAGGATCTTATCCAGGCACGCGGAGGCCAGGTACTGGCTCTACCGCTGGTGCCCGATATCTCCACGAGTACGCTCATCGACCGTATTCGATCACGTTCCTCCTGA
- the mfd gene encoding transcription-repair-coupling factor: MSHIHPSTYWRTLFQPIRDALLNAGARACVSGLIGSAASFVVTILARDLSTLSSPRSLLLVTGTDEAAEVLEGDLRFFHSLLGHSDEVVQFFPAWEMIPYEPTAPHVDLVAQRMRALHHMTERKPCILVTSVRALVQKIMPRALFREASIHLRVNHDLSREQLLSGLLRLGYRQASVVEIPGEFSVRGGIVDIYSTAYLSPLRIEFLGDTVDAIRTFDPATQTSSQRRQDAWVLPAREAIRPVGLPDELSALPVDAEWQAPSWYASMDSLLDYFASPPVFVLDQPAMLAAEATAFWTRVEDEYLRHLDHSGDHVYPTPDQHFALWEAVLAHAHANAWLALESVTSPEATWTPVIAFSAQTPEALGLNLRGTPFTETLSLLDRLRYAGPVLIVARARAQVDRLLALFAEHDLPAAPWTPAAWSLETSDRHPFYVIHGDMSSGFICRDMPFCVVTEEEVFAKGTRHKPTTKSKAASFLASLDELDLNDYVVHVQYGIGRYRGLKRLSVQDNENDYLILEYARGDMLYVPLDRLNQVQRYVGAEGSPPRLDRLGGTGWEKTKARVKKDIEEMAHELVELYASREVIQRGAYSGDRTLLHEFEAAFDYEETLDQLRAVEDIQGDMASTKPMDRLVCGDVGYGKTEVAMRAAFLAIEHNRQVAVLVPTTLLAHQHYDNFSQRFAPFPTRVGLLSRFQSPKETKAVIQDLAAGTLDIVIGTHRLLQKDVTFKNLGLVIVDEEQWFGVRHKERLKQLRTQVDVLTLTATPIPRTLQLAMAGVRDLSVIETPPPGRLAIRTQVLRSNDTVVRDAIVRELDRGGQVYFVHNRVETLQRMGSWLQQLIPQARVVMAHGQMDGRLLESVMLKFYERKADVLVATAIIQSGLDIPNANTIIVNRADMFGLSQLYQLRGRVGRSGQQAYAYFLVPDEGTLTTEAQKRLIAIQQFTELGAGFRIAAADLEIRGAGNLLGRQQSGHIAAIGLDLYMRMVEQAVQQLRGQIVEDEPDPTLHLNVSAYIPEEYVQDAHQRLNLYKRLAACTQLGDLALIHSEVQDRFGGLPEPVERLFEVMQIRALAKASRLHSIETKSDTVVLAFHPKASPPERGVQQLMDRYQHRLRFSTPASIELQIPTGEWPTVFQEVSVALQTMQLCDTKPVRPHD, encoded by the coding sequence GTGTCGCACATCCATCCCTCCACCTACTGGCGTACGCTTTTCCAACCGATACGGGACGCGCTCCTGAACGCGGGGGCCAGGGCCTGTGTGTCTGGGCTTATCGGATCCGCCGCATCCTTCGTGGTGACGATTCTCGCGCGAGATCTGTCGACGCTGTCGTCGCCGCGTTCCCTTCTGCTGGTGACAGGCACAGACGAGGCCGCCGAGGTACTTGAGGGTGACCTGCGTTTTTTTCATTCGTTACTCGGACATTCGGACGAGGTTGTGCAGTTCTTTCCCGCATGGGAAATGATCCCCTATGAGCCAACTGCTCCGCATGTCGACCTCGTAGCCCAGCGGATGAGGGCGCTGCATCACATGACCGAAAGGAAGCCGTGCATCCTCGTCACATCTGTGCGCGCCCTGGTACAGAAAATCATGCCACGGGCGCTCTTTCGCGAGGCATCCATACATCTTCGCGTGAACCACGACCTGAGCCGCGAACAACTTCTGTCCGGTCTTCTGCGTCTGGGCTATCGACAAGCCTCCGTGGTTGAAATCCCAGGTGAATTCAGCGTTCGAGGTGGCATTGTCGATATATACTCGACAGCCTATCTGTCCCCGTTGCGAATTGAATTCCTCGGTGACACGGTGGATGCCATCCGCACATTCGATCCAGCCACGCAAACATCGTCGCAGCGCCGGCAGGATGCGTGGGTGCTTCCCGCGCGGGAGGCCATTCGCCCAGTTGGGCTCCCGGACGAACTATCCGCGCTGCCGGTCGACGCCGAATGGCAAGCTCCGTCCTGGTACGCGTCAATGGACTCGCTTCTCGACTACTTCGCCTCTCCACCAGTCTTTGTCCTTGATCAGCCTGCCATGCTGGCGGCCGAGGCAACAGCGTTCTGGACACGGGTGGAGGACGAATACCTGCGTCACCTCGACCATTCAGGAGATCATGTCTATCCAACGCCTGACCAGCACTTCGCATTATGGGAAGCCGTGTTGGCTCATGCGCACGCAAATGCTTGGCTTGCCCTGGAATCGGTCACTTCGCCCGAGGCAACGTGGACCCCCGTCATAGCATTTTCGGCCCAGACGCCTGAAGCGCTGGGTCTGAACTTACGAGGGACACCATTTACCGAAACCCTGTCCCTATTGGATCGATTGCGGTACGCGGGACCCGTCCTGATCGTAGCGCGGGCTCGCGCTCAGGTGGATCGACTCTTAGCACTTTTTGCCGAGCACGACCTCCCTGCCGCTCCATGGACGCCGGCGGCATGGTCCTTAGAGACTTCGGATCGGCACCCCTTTTACGTGATTCATGGGGACATGTCCTCTGGGTTCATTTGCCGGGACATGCCCTTTTGCGTCGTGACCGAGGAGGAAGTGTTTGCCAAAGGTACGCGCCACAAGCCGACGACCAAAAGCAAGGCGGCCTCGTTTCTCGCATCATTGGATGAGCTCGATCTCAACGATTACGTCGTGCACGTGCAATACGGGATTGGGAGATATCGCGGACTCAAGCGGCTCTCCGTCCAGGACAATGAAAACGATTATCTGATCCTCGAATATGCTCGCGGGGACATGCTCTACGTCCCCTTGGATCGACTCAATCAAGTGCAGCGCTACGTCGGAGCCGAGGGCAGTCCCCCGCGTCTGGACAGACTGGGTGGAACCGGGTGGGAGAAAACGAAGGCCCGGGTCAAAAAGGATATCGAGGAGATGGCACACGAGTTGGTGGAGCTGTATGCCAGCCGGGAAGTCATTCAACGAGGAGCCTATAGCGGCGATCGCACGCTCCTCCATGAATTCGAGGCGGCGTTCGACTATGAGGAAACGCTGGACCAGCTGCGCGCGGTTGAAGATATTCAGGGGGATATGGCTTCCACGAAACCGATGGATCGACTCGTCTGCGGGGACGTAGGCTACGGGAAGACCGAGGTCGCTATGCGTGCGGCCTTTCTCGCCATCGAGCATAATCGGCAAGTGGCCGTGCTCGTTCCCACGACGCTATTGGCCCACCAGCATTACGACAATTTTTCTCAACGGTTCGCGCCATTCCCCACTCGGGTCGGACTCTTGTCACGCTTTCAAAGCCCGAAGGAAACCAAGGCCGTCATACAAGACCTGGCGGCTGGAACCCTGGACATTGTAATCGGCACCCACCGGCTCCTCCAAAAGGACGTCACATTTAAGAATCTCGGGCTCGTGATCGTTGACGAGGAACAATGGTTCGGCGTGCGCCACAAAGAACGCCTCAAGCAGCTTCGGACTCAAGTCGACGTGCTGACGCTCACCGCCACGCCAATCCCACGCACGCTGCAACTCGCCATGGCCGGAGTTCGCGATCTCTCAGTCATTGAAACACCGCCGCCGGGCCGGCTGGCCATTCGCACGCAGGTCCTGCGAAGCAATGACACGGTTGTCCGCGACGCCATCGTCCGGGAACTCGACCGAGGCGGCCAAGTCTATTTTGTCCACAACCGGGTGGAGACGCTCCAGCGGATGGGGTCTTGGCTCCAGCAACTGATCCCTCAGGCCCGTGTCGTCATGGCTCACGGGCAGATGGACGGACGCCTGCTGGAATCGGTGATGCTCAAGTTCTATGAGCGAAAAGCGGATGTCCTGGTTGCGACGGCCATCATTCAGTCGGGCCTGGATATTCCGAACGCGAATACGATCATCGTCAATCGTGCGGACATGTTCGGCCTCTCACAGCTCTATCAACTGCGCGGGCGCGTCGGGCGTTCAGGACAACAGGCCTACGCCTACTTCCTCGTTCCTGACGAAGGAACGCTGACCACCGAGGCGCAAAAACGCCTCATTGCGATCCAACAATTCACAGAACTTGGTGCCGGTTTTCGAATCGCGGCCGCCGACCTTGAAATTCGCGGCGCAGGGAATCTCCTTGGCCGTCAACAGTCCGGACATATCGCGGCCATCGGGCTGGACCTGTACATGCGAATGGTTGAACAGGCCGTCCAGCAGCTTAGGGGTCAGATCGTCGAAGATGAGCCTGACCCCACCTTGCACCTTAACGTCTCAGCCTATATTCCCGAAGAGTACGTACAGGACGCGCATCAACGCCTGAACCTGTATAAACGCTTGGCGGCCTGCACGCAACTGGGAGATCTCGCGCTCATACATAGCGAGGTCCAAGACCGCTTCGGCGGTCTGCCCGAACCGGTGGAACGGCTTTTTGAGGTCATGCAAATCCGCGCACTGGCCAAAGCCTCGCGGCTGCATTCCATTGAGACAAAATCCGACACCGTCGTCCTTGCGTTCCATCCCAAAGCGTCGCCGCCTGAGCGTGGAGTACAGCAGCTCATGGATCGCTATCAACACAGGCTTCGCTTTTCCACTCCCGCCTCGATAGAACTCCAGATTCCCACCGGCGAGTGGCCGACAGTGTTTCAAGAAGTGAGTGTTGCCTTGCAAACCATGCAACTGTGTGATACCAAACCAGTTAGGCCGCACGACTGA
- a CDS encoding peptidylprolyl isomerase yields MMKLPMVPAALSVGWLPITALLVSLSSGCQQVTNDPEVVAIINGRVITMDEFNYRWNELSDPTRERYERTGGKRQFLDELITRELFMQEAKKQGLDQSQSIRERTLRYKEQLILDELLRQRIKTSVEVTKEELAAYLAKHAHELLLPAKMRASIIVSPNIYASKDIRRMIGEGIDFGKLAARFSVDAATKGKGGDVGPLRKGTVRPELEALILSMRPGTISDPTKIDDLYYVVKTEALDKETIQADLATRERLRQELLNEKRRQRLEEVVADLRKTSTIRLNTTARHLAPAPPASPLAAQP; encoded by the coding sequence ATGATGAAATTGCCGATGGTGCCCGCGGCGCTTTCCGTAGGATGGCTGCCCATCACCGCCCTACTCGTAAGTCTGAGCAGCGGGTGTCAGCAAGTCACGAACGATCCCGAGGTGGTCGCCATCATCAATGGCCGCGTCATTACGATGGATGAGTTTAACTATCGATGGAATGAACTCTCCGACCCGACCAGGGAACGATACGAACGGACCGGCGGCAAGCGGCAGTTCCTGGACGAGTTGATCACGCGGGAACTGTTCATGCAGGAGGCCAAGAAGCAGGGCTTGGATCAGAGCCAAAGTATCAGAGAGCGCACGCTTCGCTACAAGGAGCAACTGATCCTCGACGAACTGCTACGCCAGCGCATTAAAACCTCCGTCGAGGTGACCAAAGAGGAATTAGCCGCCTACCTGGCGAAGCATGCGCACGAACTGTTGCTTCCCGCGAAGATGCGCGCCTCCATTATCGTCTCCCCTAATATCTATGCGTCCAAGGACATCCGACGTATGATTGGAGAAGGGATCGACTTCGGAAAGCTAGCGGCTCGCTTCTCGGTCGACGCGGCAACAAAAGGTAAGGGGGGCGATGTCGGCCCACTACGCAAGGGCACGGTTCGCCCTGAATTGGAAGCCCTGATTCTGTCGATGCGCCCAGGGACAATCAGTGATCCGACCAAAATCGACGACCTGTACTACGTCGTGAAGACGGAAGCGCTCGACAAGGAGACCATTCAGGCCGATCTAGCGACGCGGGAGCGCCTTCGCCAGGAGCTGCTCAATGAGAAGCGCCGACAACGCCTTGAGGAGGTGGTTGCCGATCTTCGTAAGACATCGACCATTCGACTGAATACCACGGCACGTCATCTCGCACCGGCCCCACCGGCATCGCCGCTGGCGGCTCAACCCTGA
- a CDS encoding chaperone SurA, which translates to MTLTAMGLWLGVASTSTAWGAHIHDRIVAIVNNEVLTESEVSAEIREDVERIKKDYAGEEQDRRIDYAHHAAVTKLVERKLQLQQARAKGVTVSADDLSRTLDEMKKQGDMIDPDDKKAVQGIREQILLMRVVEREVRGGITVGDSEMRRYFKEHENRFALPEEYTLSQILVIPRASETPADTRARAQKVVDGLKAGEAFEELALKYSDGVNAARGGRLGLVRQGELHAPIEQALANLQAGETTAAIETPEGFHIIRVDDRRPRQFRPFEEVRAEIQSLVFAQKSEDFFQSWLADLKDRAYIEIKF; encoded by the coding sequence ATGACACTCACTGCAATGGGCCTGTGGCTTGGTGTGGCCTCGACATCCACCGCTTGGGGCGCACACATCCACGATCGGATTGTTGCAATTGTGAACAATGAAGTCCTGACGGAGAGCGAAGTCTCCGCGGAAATTCGAGAGGACGTAGAACGAATCAAAAAGGACTATGCCGGCGAGGAGCAGGACCGGCGGATTGACTATGCGCACCATGCGGCGGTGACCAAGCTCGTGGAACGGAAACTGCAACTTCAGCAAGCGCGAGCCAAAGGCGTGACCGTCAGCGCAGATGACCTGTCACGAACGTTGGACGAGATGAAGAAGCAGGGCGACATGATCGACCCCGACGACAAGAAAGCTGTCCAAGGGATTCGCGAGCAGATTCTGCTGATGCGAGTCGTCGAGCGCGAGGTGCGCGGAGGTATCACGGTGGGAGATTCGGAGATGCGTCGATATTTCAAGGAACACGAGAACCGATTTGCACTCCCCGAGGAATATACACTCAGTCAGATTCTCGTCATCCCTCGAGCCAGCGAGACTCCAGCCGATACCCGCGCGCGCGCACAAAAGGTCGTCGACGGTCTCAAGGCCGGCGAAGCGTTCGAAGAATTGGCGCTCAAGTACTCGGATGGGGTGAATGCTGCGCGAGGCGGTCGCCTCGGCCTCGTCCGGCAGGGGGAACTGCACGCGCCCATCGAGCAGGCGTTGGCTAACTTACAGGCAGGAGAGACGACAGCGGCCATCGAGACCCCCGAAGGATTCCATATTATCCGGGTCGACGACCGTCGACCTCGACAATTCAGGCCGTTTGAAGAAGTGCGGGCGGAAATCCAATCTCTCGTGTTCGCCCAAAAGAGCGAGGATTTCTTTCAAAGCTGGTTGGCAGATTTGAAGGATCGCGCGTATATTGAAATCAAGTTTTAA
- the engB gene encoding putative GTP-binding protein EngB, with protein sequence MRIVSAEFTRSCVSPEQFPADAYPEFAVVGRSNVGKSSLINALLQRKHLARVSRTPGKTQAVNFFDVRTGDPRLSVVRLVDLPGYGYARVSKSLQREWGPLIEAYLTRRTWLRCVLLLVDARGVEASDENTYAWLRHCGQDPLVVMTKVDKLKRGERRSAEAGVCDALGIEAGVRPFTASSVTKEGRDELWKAIASRLKT encoded by the coding sequence ATGCGAATAGTAAGCGCGGAGTTTACCAGAAGCTGTGTCTCACCCGAACAGTTTCCTGCGGACGCCTATCCTGAGTTTGCGGTGGTCGGTCGGTCTAACGTCGGCAAGTCCTCCCTGATCAACGCGCTTTTGCAGCGAAAGCACCTCGCCCGGGTCAGCCGGACACCCGGGAAAACCCAGGCGGTAAACTTCTTCGATGTACGCACGGGCGATCCTCGGCTATCCGTGGTCCGGTTGGTCGACCTGCCCGGCTATGGGTATGCGCGCGTATCCAAATCGTTGCAGCGGGAGTGGGGACCACTGATCGAAGCCTACTTGACCCGCCGCACCTGGCTCCGCTGCGTCCTCCTGTTGGTCGATGCCCGTGGTGTGGAAGCGTCGGATGAAAACACCTATGCGTGGTTGCGGCACTGTGGACAGGATCCCTTGGTCGTCATGACCAAAGTGGACAAACTGAAGCGCGGGGAGCGTCGTTCAGCCGAAGCCGGCGTCTGCGACGCCTTGGGAATAGAGGCCGGTGTGCGGCCGTTCACCGCGTCCTCGGTCACGAAGGAAGGGCGTGACGAACTATGGAAGGCGATTGCATCGAGGCTTAAAACTTGA
- the mtgA gene encoding monofunctional biosynthetic peptidoglycan transglycosylase has translation MTLLIAVSLVGFYWLVTFPDITALKAANPSTTALMETRQRQAKEADKRYRRQWVWVPMSRIAPTLQRAVVAAEDAQFFLHEGFDWEGVKEAAVKNLEAGRVTHGGSTITQQLAKNLYLSSKRSLLRKAQEALITRALEHHLTKRRILELYLNVAEWGHGVYGVEAAARHHFQKSASELTLEEAAILAAILPSPRRYDPIRLTPHVLARKRTILRNMSKVVTRTTHSH, from the coding sequence GTGACTCTGTTGATAGCCGTGAGCCTAGTGGGATTCTATTGGCTCGTTACCTTCCCGGACATTACCGCCTTGAAAGCCGCCAACCCGTCTACTACGGCACTCATGGAAACACGGCAGCGCCAGGCGAAGGAAGCCGACAAGCGATATCGTCGTCAGTGGGTATGGGTGCCTATGTCGAGAATAGCGCCCACCCTCCAGCGAGCCGTGGTGGCCGCAGAGGACGCGCAATTCTTCTTGCACGAGGGATTCGATTGGGAGGGCGTCAAGGAAGCGGCCGTGAAGAACCTTGAGGCCGGAAGAGTCACGCATGGCGGCAGCACGATAACCCAGCAACTGGCCAAGAACCTGTACCTGTCCTCCAAGCGATCATTACTGCGAAAGGCGCAAGAGGCCCTCATCACCCGCGCACTGGAACACCATCTGACCAAACGCCGTATCCTGGAGCTGTATCTCAACGTCGCCGAGTGGGGACACGGCGTATACGGGGTGGAGGCGGCAGCTCGGCATCATTTTCAGAAATCGGCCTCGGAGTTGACCCTCGAGGAAGCCGCAATCCTGGCAGCCATCCTGCCATCACCCCGTCGCTACGACCCCATTCGCCTCACGCCGCACGTGCTCGCCCGAAAGCGCACGATCCTCCGGAACATGAGCAAGGTCGTCACACGTACGACGCATTCTCATTAG
- a CDS encoding glyoxalase produces MNGVLFHLAFPICDVSEAKRFYVDGLGCALGRETATAVTLGLAGHQLVAHVVEAMPAPQKGVYPRHFGLVFTEHDAWQAVLDRALERGLRFFQRPRRRFAGSRIEHATFFLEDPFHNLLEFKHYTHESAIFGERDLPQIGDLE; encoded by the coding sequence GTGAACGGCGTGCTGTTTCATCTCGCGTTTCCGATCTGCGATGTGTCCGAGGCCAAGCGGTTTTATGTCGATGGGCTCGGGTGTGCGTTAGGACGCGAGACGGCTACGGCCGTCACGCTAGGCCTTGCGGGGCATCAACTTGTGGCACATGTGGTCGAGGCCATGCCTGCCCCTCAAAAGGGAGTGTACCCGCGGCACTTCGGACTGGTTTTTACGGAGCATGACGCGTGGCAAGCTGTGCTTGATCGAGCCCTCGAGCGAGGGCTCCGATTCTTTCAACGCCCCAGACGACGGTTTGCAGGCAGCCGCATCGAGCACGCCACCTTCTTTTTGGAAGACCCGTTCCACAATTTACTTGAGTTCAAGCACTACACGCATGAGAGCGCGATCTTCGGCGAGCGCGACTTGCCGCAGATCGGCGATCTCGAGTAG
- a CDS encoding peptidase T, translated as MRRPQRECLHEALVAGHDLLARGAHAMEGVEAAIRLMEQSGLFNAGAGARRQLDGVARLDASIMEGGALTAGAVASLEGILHPITAARLVALETGHVLLVGPYATRFARHFKLKRLPQTGRLSRRKAELISALGLKNATLFRAMTRERVRLRERHGRETVGAVALDRAGTVAAGASTGGIDIMLPGRVGDTPLIGCGVYADNRAGAVSMTGWGESIVRIAAAKGIVAALADGRSPNMAARVILGAVERRVCGAAGALIVTPNGHMAIRHTTPHMSAGYWSGRGAPVVRDRFR; from the coding sequence ATGCGCCGGCCTCAACGCGAGTGCCTGCACGAGGCGCTGGTTGCCGGCCACGACCTTCTCGCGCGTGGTGCCCACGCCATGGAGGGTGTCGAAGCTGCCATCCGGCTGATGGAGCAATCTGGGTTATTCAATGCCGGGGCGGGAGCCAGACGGCAGTTGGACGGTGTCGCGCGCTTGGACGCGTCCATTATGGAAGGCGGTGCCCTCACGGCCGGTGCTGTTGCCTCTCTCGAAGGCATCCTGCACCCGATCACCGCCGCGCGACTCGTCGCCCTGGAGACGGGCCATGTGCTCTTGGTTGGCCCGTATGCCACGCGCTTTGCCCGGCATTTCAAGCTCAAGCGGCTGCCTCAGACAGGTCGTTTATCACGAAGGAAGGCCGAGTTGATTTCGGCCCTCGGGCTCAAGAACGCCACATTGTTTCGCGCCATGACGCGCGAGCGAGTACGGCTTCGGGAACGTCACGGTCGCGAGACGGTGGGCGCTGTGGCCCTTGATCGAGCAGGGACGGTCGCAGCCGGCGCGTCGACCGGCGGCATTGATATCATGTTGCCCGGTCGTGTCGGGGACACGCCGCTCATTGGCTGTGGGGTCTATGCGGACAATCGCGCCGGTGCCGTTTCGATGACCGGCTGGGGGGAGAGCATCGTTCGGATAGCCGCGGCCAAAGGTATCGTGGCTGCCCTGGCGGATGGGCGCAGTCCGAACATGGCCGCGCGTGTAATCCTTGGGGCGGTTGAACGTCGCGTGTGCGGGGCAGCTGGCGCATTGATCGTCACGCCAAATGGGCATATGGCGATTCGGCACACCACCCCTCATATGTCCGCTGGCTACTGGAGCGGACGTGGAGCCCCGGTGGTACGCGATCGATTTCGTTAG
- the dtd gene encoding putative D-aminoacyl-tRNA deacylase-like protein, translated as MKAVLQRVSRASVTVDGRLVGQIGSGLLVLLGVARGDGEPDAQYLAEKILTLRIFSDAQGKMNRSVTDAGGAVLLVSQFTLLGDTTKGRRPGFDQAAPPGEARALYERLASLLRARELCVEQGLFGAHMEVELLNEGPVTFLLDSRSGGQ; from the coding sequence ATGAAGGCCGTTCTACAGCGCGTGTCCCGAGCCTCCGTGACCGTCGACGGACGGCTGGTCGGCCAGATCGGTTCTGGCCTCCTCGTGTTGTTGGGAGTGGCTCGTGGGGATGGGGAGCCGGATGCGCAGTACCTGGCCGAAAAGATCCTGACGCTCCGCATCTTTTCCGACGCCCAGGGCAAGATGAATCGGTCGGTCACGGATGCGGGCGGGGCCGTGCTCTTGGTGTCCCAGTTTACGCTGCTCGGAGATACGACGAAAGGGAGACGTCCAGGGTTCGACCAGGCGGCCCCTCCCGGCGAAGCGCGGGCTCTCTACGAGCGACTAGCCTCCCTCTTGCGTGCCAGGGAACTTTGCGTCGAGCAGGGGCTGTTCGGCGCGCACATGGAGGTCGAATTGCTGAACGAGGGCCCGGTGACCTTCCTGCTGGACAGTCGTTCGGGAGGTCAGTGA
- the ogt gene encoding methylated-DNA--protein-cysteine methyltransferase, producing MTDGTYFETTIGWIGLVASEKGVVQVLLGGKDRDQVTQALELHSNGTCTSTSARGKPILREATAQIRDYFRGKRKDFTVPVDLSSGTGFQRRVWRSIERIPYSRVRSYQWVAARVGGKHYARAVGMALGANPVPLLIPCHRIVAQDGSLGGFSCGLNYKRLLLQLEGSLALLRFR from the coding sequence ATGACAGATGGAACCTACTTCGAGACCACGATCGGCTGGATCGGTCTCGTCGCGTCGGAGAAAGGTGTGGTGCAGGTCCTCCTTGGGGGGAAGGATCGAGACCAGGTTACGCAGGCCTTAGAGCTTCACTCGAATGGGACGTGCACCTCGACATCGGCACGTGGAAAACCGATCCTCCGTGAGGCCACCGCGCAGATTCGGGATTATTTCCGAGGGAAACGGAAGGACTTCACGGTGCCTGTGGACCTGTCGTCGGGCACCGGATTTCAACGGCGCGTCTGGCGAAGCATCGAGCGCATTCCCTATAGCCGCGTCCGGTCCTATCAATGGGTGGCAGCTCGAGTGGGCGGGAAGCACTACGCCCGAGCGGTGGGGATGGCTCTCGGAGCGAATCCAGTACCGCTCCTCATTCCCTGTCACCGTATTGTCGCGCAGGACGGTTCACTCGGAGGATTCTCGTGTGGCCTGAACTACAAACGCCTCCTGCTGCAACTGGAGGGGTCGCTTGCCCTTCTCCGATTCCGATGA